One genomic region from Pararge aegeria chromosome 14, ilParAegt1.1, whole genome shotgun sequence encodes:
- the LOC120629470 gene encoding uncharacterized protein LOC120629470 encodes MFAAPYRWILIGLTANDSENNLTLPEYFENVEFLVDSEVLAVYQLNNLTYAIYKIYKIGSESAWKIEPIGAWNTSHGLQETSNLTKITALRRRNLENYEIKICYVLTDYDSINHLTDEVNDHIDTITKVNFPTTNQLLDFLNAGRKYIYTDTWGYRRNNTWNGMTGYLVREEVEIGGSPMFFTSERLSVVEYISSPTPTRSKFVFQQPKLSYENNLFLLSFKYSLWIGSGVLLILIYLVLFVVAFWEWRRTRHCVSRIEDAGILRPNLIDVGLFIFGTTCQQGSTVELKGSLGRIVLIFLFVTVTFLYTSYAANIVALLQSSSSQIRTLDDLLHSRIKFGVHDTVFNRYYFSTETEPVRKAIYETKVAPPGATPRFMTMEAGVKEIKKGLFAFHMETGVGYKFVGKFFEEGEKCGLKEIQYLRVIDPWLAVRKNTPFMEMFKIGTKRLQEHGLQNRENHLLYEKRPKCSGRQANFVSVSMVDCYPALLVLSYGALIALVVALLEILYHRRYQIKDKVEHGVMRPKKIKLVNKLNNMRPPRTIQFIKDFEDSAGFNDLVIVVELDRLATKGFLKQANATRKLRNPYRWLIINRNSVNNNKIPIDLNDLSILLDSEVILSQKDVYKLKSNSNVWKFQPFGKWTPLGLNLTTSNTSITIGRKNLEGMPISVSVVVSCAATKTDLLTLNLNELHIDFVSKASTRQVTPLYDFMNATRVLVFTDTWGYVVNGTYNGMIGDLVRGAADLTGTVIFITKPRLKILEYLSYPSTATVMFVFRQPSLSYQNNLFILPFKPTVWLCIFGVIILMMVIIYMNARWESVKLQNKDSLDNALMKPSTGEIAMMIIGAVTQQGTYTELKGTLGRVVMFLMFLLFLFLYTSYSANIVALLQSSSNEIQTLTDLLNSKMELGVEDTPYNRHFFSTSTEPVRKAIYEKKIAPRGYKPSFMSLEEGVKKLQKKPFAFNMFVGGGYRLVERFFLEHEKCGLQEIQYIQENKPWLTCKKNSPFTEIYKIGLTRNHEHGLNDRVNRMIYAKKPACIAHGGIFDSVNMTDFYPALLMLVYGMILALVLMFIEILHFHRCRGNSGIWSI; translated from the exons ATGTTTGCGGCACCTTACCGTTGGATACTAATAGGTCTAACTGCAAATGattctgaaaataatttaactctaccagaatattttgaaaatgtcgAATTTTTGGTTGACTCTGAGGTTCTTGCTGTGTATCAGCTAAATAATTTGACCTACgcaatatataaaa TTTACAAAATAGGATCAGAAAGTGCATGGAAAATTGAGCCAATCGGCGCCTGGAATACAAGTCATGGATTACAAGAAACATCGAACCTCACTAAAATCACCGCTCTACGAAGGCGCAATTTAGAAAACtatgaaattaaaatctgttatGTTTTAACAGATTATGATAGCATTAATCATCTGACGGATGAAGT GAATGACCATATAGACACTATAACCAAGGTAAACTTCCCAACAACGAATCAGCTGCTAGATTTTCTCAATGCTGGGAGAAAGTACATTTACACAGATACATGGGGCTACCGACGCAACAATACCTGGAATGGCATGACTGGCTACTTGGTAAGAGAAGAAGTGGAGATTGGAG GATCACCGATGTTTTTTACCTCCGAACGTCTATCTGTAGTGGAATACATCTCAAGCCCAACGCCCACTCGATCCAAATTCGTGTTTCAGCAACCAAAActttcttatgaaaacaatttGTTCTTATTGTCCTTCAAATATTCCTTGTGGATTGGTTCTGGTGTTTTGctgattttgatttatttggtCCTCTTTGTGGTAGCTTTTTGGGAATGGAGACGTACAAGGCATTGTGTAtca CGTATAGAAGATGCAGGAATTTTAAGACCTAACCTTATAGATGTGGGCTTGTTTATATTTGGAACTACGTGTCAACAGGGTAGCACTGTTGAACTTAAAG GTTCCTTGGGACGTATAGTTTTAATCTTTCTATTCGTGACAGTAACATTCCTGTATACGTCTTACGCCGCCAACATAGTAGCTCTCCTGCAATCAAGTTCTTCGCAAATCAGAACATTGGATGATTTGTTACACTCGAGGATCAAGTTTGGAGTACACGACACTGTGTTCAATAGATATTACTTTtcg ACGGAAACAGAGCCTGTTCGAAAAGCTATTTACGAAACCAAAGTGGCACCTCCTGGTGCGACTCCACGTTTCATGACTATGGAAGCTGGAGTCaaggaaataaaaaag GGACTTTTCGCATTTCACATGGAAACTGGTGTTGGATACAAATTCGTTGGAAAATTTTTCGAGGAAGGCGAAAAATGCGGTCTTAAGGAAATACAATACTTGCGTGTCATTGATCCGTGGCTCGCTGTAAGGAAAAACACACCATTTATGGAAATGTTCAAAATTGG GACGAAGCGTTTGCAAGAACATGGGCTTCAGAACCGGGAAAATCATCTGCTCTACGAAAAACGGCCTAAATGCTCGGGAAGGCAGGCTAATTTCGTTTCAGTCAGCATGGTTGACTGCTATCCAGCTTTGCTGGTGCTATCTTATGGAGCCTTAATAGCTTTGGTTGTTGCTTTATTAGAAATCTTATACCATAGACGATACCAAATCAAGGATAAGGTTGAACATGGCGTAATGCGTC CAAAGAAGATAAAGctggttaataaattaaataacatgcGGCCACCGAGAACTATTCAGTTCATTAAAGATTTTGAAGATTCTGCTGGATTCAATGATTTGGTAATTGTAGTCGAGTTGGATAGATTAGCCACCAAAGGCTTTTTGAAACAG GCCAATGCAACAAGAAAACTTCGCAATCCTTACCGTTGGTTGATAATTAATAGGAATTCcgttaacaataacaaaataccaATTGATTTGAATGACCTCAGCATATTACTGGATTCAGAAGTAATATTATCACAAAAGGATG tttacaaattaaaatccaaTTCAAATGTGTGGAAGTTTCAACCCTTTGGTAAATGGACCCCGCTTGGTTTGAATTTAACAACTTCGAACACCTCAATCACTATAGGACGGAAGAATTTAGAAGGAATGCCCATAAGTGTATCTGTGGTTGTGAGCTGCGCTGCAACGAAGACAGATTTGTTGACACTAAATCTCAA CGAACTGCACATAGATTTCGTATCAAAAGCCAGTACACGCCAAGTGACTCCACTTTATGACTTTATGAACGCGACCCGGGTCCTTGTCTTCACTGATACCTGGGGCTACGTCGTTAATGGCACTTACAATGGGATGATTGGTGACCTGGTCCGAGGAGCGGCCGATTTAACTG gtACAGTAATATTCATAACGAAACCACGACTGAAAATTCTGGAGTACTTGTCATACCCATCAACTGCAACGGTTATGTTTGTGTTTCGACAACCGTCACTATCGTACCAGAACAATTTGTTCATTTTGCCGTTTAAGCCAACAGTTTGGCTTTGTATATTTGGAGTTATCATTTTGATGATGgtcattatttatatgaatgcGCGCTGGGAAAGTGTTAAACTGCAAAACAAAGACAGT ctggataat gcacttatgaagc CAAGTACTGGTGAAATTGCAATGATGATTATCGGCGCGGTCACTCAGCAAGGAACCTATACTGAATTAAAAG GAACTTTAGGACGTGTAGTGATGTTTCTCATGTTCTTATTATTCTTGTTCCTATACACCTCGTATTCTGCGAACATCGTCGCCTTGTTGCAATCGAGCTCCAACGAGATTCAAACGCTAACAGATCTACTAAATTCTAAAATGGAGTTGGGTGTTGAAGATACACCTTATAACAggcattttttttct ACGTCTACTGAACCCGTTAGAAAAGCTATTTACGAAAAGAAAATAGCACCTCGCGGCTACAAACCAAGTTTTATGAGTTTAGAAGAGGGAGTCAAGAAATTGCAGAAA AAACCCTTCGCATTCAACATGTTTGTTGGAGGAGGATACAGATTGGTTGAAAGATTTTTCCTAGAACACGAAAAGTGTGGACTGCAAGAGATACAGTACATACAAGAGAACAAGCCGTGGCTGACTTGTAAAAAGAACTCGCCGTTCACAGAAATATACAAGATTGG ATTGACTAGAAACCACGAACATGGACTAAACGACCGTGTCAATAGGATGATATACGCTAAGAAACCTGCTTGTATAGCCCACGGTGGTATATTCGACTCGGTCAACATGACTGATTTCTACCCCGCACTGTTGATGTTGGTGTATGGAATGATACTCGCTCTTGTTCTGATGTTCATCGAAATATTGCATTTTCATCGCTGCAGAGGCAACAGCGGTATATGGAGCATATAG
- the LOC120629235 gene encoding uncharacterized protein LOC120629235: MAVVWSNENILTLIEMYQNSQLLWDTSHRDYKNKIKKNDAWESIATTLDIPRKDVEGKMHNLRSQFLRERKKIASSKSTGSGSGDVHKSTWFAYDSLLFLVKGSTSSGSMDTMNTQSSESSVALEEIPVASQVLTQPPEASTSPPLPTQPIPVPLPNTQNKRKKDDLSEVYEIMKSAKARMDQPKDEFQVYADYVASELRNIKNEHAVLQAKYFINNILLEARMGKYNYAEYQTGSNSSHTQSYGYRSAPQQSSYSTNSVNDDIVTANASHVNNDNEAPTAPTFTELRQIENIEELVSHFESETQNKE, encoded by the exons ATGGCAGTAGTGTGGTCCAACGAGAATATATTGACCCTGATCGAGATGTATCAAAATTCGCAATTATTGTGGGACACTTCACATCgtgattataaaaacaaaattaaaaaaaatgatgcatGGGAATCTATCGCGACTACATTAGATATACCTAGAAAAGACGTCGAGGGAAAAATGCATAACTTAAGGTCTCAGTTTCTCagggagagaaaaaaaattgcaagctCAAAATCCACTGGAAGTGGAAGTGGGGATGTTCACAAAAGTACCTGGTTTGCGTATGATTCGCTGCTTTTCCTAGTAAAAGGGTCGACAAGTTCAGGCAGTATGGACACTATGAATACTCAG tCATCCGAAAGTTCGGTGGCACTCGAAGAAATACCAGTGGCATCGCAAGTATTAACGCAACCACCAGAGGCATCAACGTCGCCGCCATTACCAACTCAACCAATACCGGTGCCGCTTCCAAATActcaaaataaaaggaaaaaagatgATCTGAGTGAGGTATATGAAATAATGAAGAGCGCAAAAGCCAGGATGGATCAACCAAAAGACGAATTTCAAGTTTACGCCGACTATGTAGCTTCTGagttaagaaatataaagaatgaacATGCTGTGCTACAGGCGaagtactttattaataatatcttattagAGGCTAGGATGGGAAAATACAACTATGCAGAATACCAAACGGGAAGTAATTCAAGCCATACTCAAAGTTATGGATACCGTTCTGCTCCTCAACAGTCATCCTATTCGACAAATTCTGTTAATGATGATATAGTAACTGCTAATGCTTCTCatgttaataatgataatgaagcaCCAACTGCACCAACTTTCACAGAATTACGACAAATTGAGAATATTGAAGAACTAGTTTCCCACTTTGAATCAGAAACGCAGaacaaagaataa